The proteins below are encoded in one region of Helianthus annuus cultivar XRQ/B chromosome 2, HanXRQr2.0-SUNRISE, whole genome shotgun sequence:
- the LOC110916947 gene encoding uncharacterized protein At1g01500, with protein MENSNGTTKNNLQIIKHPTYQPYTKPLLAWFDIRVFYVRISNFMVDGYTPEYLTLSHIPLDPDTILEVNNKRCTLDSQGVFCRLKRNRIDKKFEEATYVSTDSIRLSGSVKFEVFDGEDLILSGVLEMDKNNIGYVKSKNNDAERWSMQCESMIGANSRVLKGKQIMGCDTMPPMIEVYVAGSFSGSPVILTKTLQISLRKKQTRIGALDPIPEGETTELRKDVASGLDLQEAEYGRYKPENEYDYINSLQHYQNDYMDGEDGELTWFNAGVRVGVGLGLGICLGVGIGVGLLVRTYQSTTRSFRRRLL; from the exons ATGGAGAATTCGAATGGAACAACGAAGAACAACCTTCAAATCATCAAACATCCTACTTACCAACCGTATACTAAGCCATTATTAGCTTGGTTCGATATACGCGTATTCTACGTTCGAATCAGCAACTTTATGGTAGACGGCTACACGCCAGAGTATCTCACTCTCAGCCATATTCCATTAGACCCCGACACCATTCTCGAAGTCAACAACAAAAGATGCACCCTCGACTCGCAAGGTGTTTTTTGCCGTTTGAAAAGAAACCGAATAGACAAAAAGTTTGAAGAAGCCACATATGTGAGCACTGACAGTATAAGATTATCGGGAAGTGTCAAATTTGAGGTTTTTGACGGTGAAGATTTGATTCTTTCGGGTGTGTTGGAGATGGATAAGAATAATATCGGTTATGTTAAGTCGAAGAACAATGATGCTGAGAGATGGAGTATGCAATGCGAATCGATGATTGGGGCTAATTCTCGGGTTTTGAAGGGGAAACAAATTATGGGTTGTGATACGATGCCGCCAATGATTGAAGTTTATGTTGCGGGCTCGTTTTCGGGTTCGCCTGTTATTTTGACTAAGACTTTGCAAATTAGTCTTAGAAAGAAGCAAACGCGAATAGGGGCGTTAGATCCAATTCCAGAGGGCGAGACAACTGAATTGCGGAAAGATGTTGCATCTGGACTTGATCTTCAG GAAGCAGAATATGGACGATACAAGCCTGAAAACGAATATGATTACATCAATAGTCTGCAGCATTATCAAAATGATTACATGGATGGTGAAGATGGTGAACTCACTTGGTTCAATGCTGGTGTAAGGGTTGGTGTCGGTTTAGGCCTTGGAATTTGTCTTGGTGTCGGAATTGGAGTTGGTCTTCTCGTTCGTACTTATCAATCTACCACCCGAAGTTTCCGAAGGCGGCTTTTGTAA
- the LOC110916929 gene encoding phosphatidylinositol transfer protein 3: MSFFRRRGSSHQQQEQEQPELQSESKVNELKAALGPLSGRSFLYCTDACLRRYLEARNWNVEKAKKMLEETLAWRSTYKPEEIRWHEVAVEGETGKLFRANFRDRFGRTVLILKPGLQNTTSMDNQIKHLVYLMENAMLNLPEGQEEMAWLIDFTGWSFTTSVPVRTAKDTINILQDHYPQRLAVAFLYAPPRIFEAFWKIVKFFMDPKTSQKVKFVYPKNKESVELMRSYFDVDNLPTEFGGKATMKYDHEDFSRLMAQDDVKAAKFWGFDQKTTSSTTSYAAGAAVAPEPVV; this comes from the exons ATGTCCTTCTTTCGGCGTCGTGGATCTTCTCACCAACAGCAAGAACAGGAGCAACCTGAGCTCCAATCAGAATCCAAG GTCAATGAGCTTAAAGCTGCTCTTGGACCGCTTTCGGGGCGTAGCTTTCTATACTGCACTGATGCATGCTTGAGAAGATATTTGGAAGCCCGAAACTGGAATGTAGAGAAAGCAAAAAAGATGTTGGAAGAAACACTTGCATGGAGATCAACCTATAAGCCTGAAGAAATCCGTTGG CATGAAGTTGCAGTTGAAGGTGAAACGGGGAAACTATTCAGAGCAAATTTCCGTGACCGGTTTGGAAGAACGGTTCTGATATTGAAACCAGGGTTGCAG AACACAACATCAATGGACAACCAGATCAAGCATCTTGTGTACCTAATGGAAAACGCTATGCTTAATCTTCCGGAAGGCCAGGAAGAAATGGCATGGTTAATTGACTTTACCGGGTGGTCGTTTACCACTAGTGTACCAGTTAGAACCGCTAAAGACACCATTAATATACTTCAAGATCATTATCCTCAGAGACTAGCAGTCGCTTTTTTATACGCGCCACCAAGAATTTTTGAAGCATTTTGGAAG ATTGTTAAATTCTTCATGGATCCAAAGACATCCCAGAAGGTGAAATTTGTGTACCCGAAGAACAAAGAAAGCGTAGAACTCATGAGATCATATTTTGATGTCGATAACCTCCCAACGGAATTTGGCGGGAAAGCAACCATGAAGTATGATCATGAAGATTTCTCGAGATTAATGGCTCAGGATGACGTGAAAGCTGCTAAATTCTGGGGTTTTGACCAGAAGACGACTTCTTCAACCACCAGCTATGCTGCTGGAGCAGCAGTGGCTCCAGAGCCCGTTGTGTAA